The following are encoded in a window of Cryobacterium sp. CG_9.6 genomic DNA:
- a CDS encoding beta-ketoacyl-[acyl-carrier-protein] synthase family protein has translation MTKKIVITGIGATTPLGGTASDTWAALLAGESGATTLKQGWVAQTQIPVTFAAQAKVHSSTILERFEIKRLDPSSQFALIAGREAWADAGSPEAEPDRVAVDWATGIGGVWTLLDAWDTLRERGPRRVLPMTVPMLMPNGPAAAVGMDLHARAGITTVVSACASSTEALVNAYNRLQAGLADIVIAGGSEAAIHPLPIAAFAAMHALSTRNDDPATASRPYDVSRDGFVLGEGAAALIVETEEHAKARGAHIYAELVGGAVNSDAYHITAPDPEGTAAARAMITTVQRAGAELSDVSHINAHATSTPVGDIAEYNALRRVFGDLLDGIPVSATKASTGHLLGGAGALEAFFTVKALAERTAPPTINLVDQDPAIPLDVVTSPRVLPAGDLLALSNSFGFGGHNAVVAFRSV, from the coding sequence ATGACCAAGAAGATTGTTATTACTGGAATCGGCGCAACCACGCCACTCGGCGGTACCGCCTCCGACACCTGGGCAGCGCTGCTCGCCGGTGAATCGGGTGCAACCACCCTGAAACAGGGATGGGTTGCCCAAACCCAAATACCCGTCACTTTTGCGGCTCAAGCAAAAGTACACTCGAGCACCATTCTCGAACGTTTCGAGATCAAGCGTCTCGATCCCTCAAGCCAATTCGCACTGATCGCAGGCCGCGAAGCCTGGGCGGATGCAGGATCCCCCGAGGCAGAACCCGATCGAGTTGCTGTGGACTGGGCCACCGGAATTGGCGGCGTGTGGACCCTGCTCGATGCGTGGGATACGTTGCGAGAACGCGGCCCCCGCCGAGTTCTTCCCATGACCGTCCCCATGCTGATGCCCAATGGGCCGGCAGCTGCCGTCGGTATGGATCTGCACGCTCGTGCTGGCATCACCACCGTCGTTTCTGCCTGTGCCTCGAGCACGGAAGCATTGGTCAACGCCTATAACCGCCTTCAGGCGGGTCTGGCCGACATCGTGATTGCCGGCGGGTCCGAGGCGGCCATTCACCCGTTACCCATCGCGGCCTTCGCGGCCATGCACGCACTCTCCACCCGTAACGATGACCCTGCCACCGCGAGTCGTCCCTATGACGTGTCTCGAGACGGATTTGTGCTTGGCGAGGGTGCGGCCGCGCTCATCGTCGAGACCGAAGAGCATGCGAAGGCGCGTGGCGCTCACATCTATGCTGAACTCGTCGGTGGCGCCGTCAACAGCGATGCCTATCACATCACAGCCCCGGATCCGGAGGGCACTGCCGCCGCACGTGCCATGATCACGACTGTGCAGCGTGCGGGTGCTGAGCTGTCCGACGTGTCACACATTAATGCGCACGCCACCAGCACGCCTGTGGGAGACATTGCCGAGTACAACGCTCTGCGCCGCGTCTTCGGTGACCTTCTTGATGGTATTCCGGTGTCTGCTACCAAGGCGTCGACCGGTCACCTCCTGGGAGGAGCAGGTGCTCTCGAGGCCTTCTTCACCGTGAAGGCACTGGCGGAGCGCACCGCTCCCCCGACGATCAACCTCGTGGATCAGGATCCGGCAATCCCCCTCGACGTCGTAACGTCACCTCGAGTCCTCCCGGCCGGAGACCTGCTTGCCCTGAGCAACTCGTTCGGATTCGGCGGCCATAACGCTGTCGTCGCCTTCCGCTCGGTCTAG
- a CDS encoding DUF3145 domain-containing protein: MVDTQTRRAPTARGVLYVHSSPRALCPHVEWAAGRALGEAVNFDWADQPMLMGSQRAEYYWEGDRGTGAALASALHGWKHLRFEVTEDAGFGTDGGRWLNTPDLGIFYAQTDTAGNFVIPEDRIRYALEIAGTNALELHRELRLALGQAWDDELEPFRQASDANSVVWLHKVG, from the coding sequence ATGGTTGACACACAAACCCGTCGGGCACCAACCGCGCGGGGTGTGCTTTACGTGCACTCCTCACCCCGCGCGCTGTGTCCACATGTTGAATGGGCCGCCGGTCGCGCCCTCGGAGAGGCTGTGAACTTTGACTGGGCCGACCAGCCCATGCTCATGGGGTCCCAGCGTGCCGAATATTACTGGGAAGGTGACCGGGGAACCGGGGCCGCACTCGCCTCTGCCCTGCACGGTTGGAAGCATCTGCGCTTCGAAGTCACGGAGGACGCCGGTTTCGGCACCGATGGTGGACGGTGGCTGAACACCCCGGATCTCGGCATTTTTTATGCACAGACCGACACTGCCGGAAACTTCGTTATTCCGGAGGATCGGATTCGCTATGCCTTAGAGATCGCGGGAACGAATGCCCTCGAGCTGCACCGCGAACTGCGCCTCGCACTGGGTCAGGCCTGGGACGACGAACTTGAGCCCTTCCGTCAGGCCAGTGATGCCAATTCAGTGGTGTGGCTGCACAAAGTGGGCTGA
- a CDS encoding bifunctional 3'-5' exonuclease/DNA polymerase, whose translation MYYVVSQSGKAVVVQPCDSHGRQMRPARVLSARDFAEFVAHEEPGEPRWVWADTSRVYALLLAQGRRVRRCHDLRLCHVILRNSALPVHSAVGTREADQWHSEQLGDDNNADNAGAAPTLFDFGELAGAPEASVASDDREELVRQLEAVASASEPGRLRLLLAAESVGALIAAEMTYAGLPWRTDIHDQLLTEQLGPRVVHGRRPERLEKLAEEIRTLLGDSQLNPDSPADVLRALQRVGLTVTSTRAWVLRELEHPVVEPLLLYKKLFRLLSANGWVWMDTWIVNGRFHPEYLPGGVVTGRWAARGGGALQLPKQVRGAVVADEGWAFVVADASQLEPRILAALSRDLQMADAGRGADLYDGIVASGVIDTRAHAKVAMLGAMYGATTGESGRLLPRLAKAYPRAIGLTEAAARTGERGEVVTTRLGRSSPLPAREWHDVQARAYEPGATSTDERRARSQSRDWGRFTRNFIVQGTAAEWALCWMAEVRKQLWLLQSVDARFDRAPHLVFFLHDEVIVHTPVALAQQVAGIVTAAAATAGRLLFGDFPVDFLLTVATVTSYADAK comes from the coding sequence GTGTACTACGTGGTCAGTCAATCCGGCAAAGCCGTCGTCGTTCAACCCTGTGACAGCCACGGACGGCAGATGCGACCGGCACGTGTCCTCTCCGCCCGCGACTTCGCTGAGTTTGTGGCTCACGAGGAACCCGGAGAGCCGCGCTGGGTCTGGGCAGACACCTCCCGCGTCTATGCACTTTTGCTGGCGCAGGGAAGGCGCGTACGCCGATGTCATGATCTAAGACTCTGCCATGTCATTCTTCGTAATTCGGCGCTCCCTGTCCACAGTGCGGTGGGCACTCGCGAGGCGGATCAGTGGCACAGTGAGCAGTTGGGTGACGATAACAACGCAGACAACGCTGGCGCCGCGCCAACGCTCTTTGACTTCGGCGAGCTCGCTGGAGCGCCGGAAGCCTCCGTTGCGTCCGATGACCGAGAAGAACTTGTGCGCCAATTAGAAGCCGTGGCTTCGGCATCGGAACCCGGACGGTTGCGCCTGTTGCTCGCAGCGGAATCGGTCGGTGCTCTCATTGCGGCCGAAATGACCTATGCCGGATTGCCCTGGCGAACGGACATTCATGACCAGCTGCTGACGGAACAACTCGGACCGCGAGTGGTGCACGGCCGGCGCCCGGAACGCCTGGAAAAGTTAGCGGAGGAGATCCGGACCCTCCTCGGCGACTCGCAACTGAACCCCGATTCACCCGCTGACGTGCTCCGGGCGCTGCAGCGTGTGGGTCTCACCGTCACGTCCACGCGTGCGTGGGTGCTTCGTGAACTTGAGCATCCCGTGGTTGAACCACTCCTGCTCTACAAAAAGCTCTTTCGACTGCTGAGCGCCAACGGTTGGGTGTGGATGGACACCTGGATTGTCAACGGTCGCTTTCATCCGGAATATCTTCCCGGCGGAGTCGTCACCGGCCGGTGGGCGGCACGGGGCGGTGGAGCGCTTCAACTACCCAAACAGGTTCGCGGTGCCGTTGTCGCCGACGAAGGGTGGGCCTTTGTCGTGGCGGATGCGTCCCAGCTGGAACCGAGGATCCTCGCCGCACTGTCCCGTGACCTGCAGATGGCCGATGCAGGGCGGGGTGCAGATCTCTATGACGGCATTGTGGCCAGCGGTGTCATCGATACTCGCGCCCATGCAAAGGTTGCGATGCTCGGTGCAATGTATGGGGCGACAACCGGAGAAAGTGGTCGTCTCCTGCCGCGGCTGGCCAAAGCGTATCCGCGCGCCATTGGTCTCACCGAGGCGGCGGCTCGCACGGGTGAACGGGGCGAGGTCGTCACGACACGGCTCGGTCGGTCCTCTCCATTGCCGGCACGCGAGTGGCATGATGTGCAGGCACGGGCGTACGAGCCGGGGGCAACGAGCACCGACGAGCGGCGCGCGCGCAGCCAGTCGCGGGATTGGGGACGTTTCACACGGAATTTTATCGTTCAGGGCACCGCCGCAGAATGGGCGCTCTGCTGGATGGCCGAAGTGCGCAAGCAGCTCTGGTTGCTACAGTCCGTCGACGCTCGATTCGATCGCGCACCCCACCTTGTGTTCTTCCTGCACGACGAGGTGATCGTGCACACTCCCGTTGCACTGGCACAGCAGGTTGCCGGCATTGTCACGGCTGCGGCGGCGACCGCCGGGCGGCTCCTGTTCGGTGACTTCCCCGTTGATTTTCTCCTGACAGTGGCCACGGTCACGAGCTACGCCGACGCCAAATAG
- a CDS encoding phosphoribosyltransferase family protein, with protein MIFQNRTEAGRLLAERVAELELFEPIVFALPRGGVPVAVEVAKTLAAPLDLLIVRKIGAPRFPELALGAVVGGAHPQLVVNDDVYGATGRDAAGLERARRRELAEIARRRERYLGNRPSQDPTGRVVIVVDDGIATGATARVAVAALRSQGAATVVLAVPVAPPTAVDDLRRDVDILVVLHAPQDFWAIGQFYRDFHQLTDEETAGYLRTSWDSE; from the coding sequence ATGATCTTTCAGAATCGAACCGAGGCTGGTCGGTTGTTGGCAGAGCGGGTTGCGGAACTCGAATTGTTCGAGCCGATCGTCTTTGCGCTTCCGCGCGGGGGCGTCCCGGTGGCTGTTGAGGTCGCGAAGACACTCGCGGCACCGCTCGATCTGCTCATCGTGCGTAAGATCGGCGCTCCCCGTTTTCCCGAGTTGGCTCTTGGGGCCGTTGTCGGCGGCGCTCATCCGCAGCTTGTGGTCAATGATGACGTGTATGGGGCTACGGGGCGGGACGCAGCTGGCCTTGAACGGGCGCGACGCCGAGAACTGGCCGAGATCGCTCGCCGCCGAGAGCGTTACCTCGGCAACCGGCCGTCCCAGGACCCCACGGGTCGCGTTGTCATTGTTGTCGATGACGGAATTGCTACGGGTGCCACGGCCAGAGTTGCTGTGGCAGCCCTTCGAAGTCAGGGCGCAGCCACAGTGGTGCTGGCAGTTCCTGTGGCGCCACCGACGGCCGTGGACGATCTACGCCGGGACGTAGACATTCTTGTCGTGCTGCATGCACCGCAGGATTTCTGGGCTATCGGGCAGTTCTATCGCGACTTTCACCAGCTGACCGACGAAGAGACAGCGGGGTACCTGCGCACGAGCTGGGACTCTGAGTGA
- a CDS encoding FAD-binding domain-containing protein, with amino-acid sequence MDLHQNLRFDVPWSGDFTPSAWPRDMACVDGAVSDLETHGWLVNQTRLWLASQYTVRSGAGWMAAQEYFHRHLLDGSRAANLLGWQWTVGAGTGKQYGFARWQVEKRAPKLCGTCVLKNRCPIEEFPADTVLQPVAAPPTRLAGDDDLATTRGPRVPIARSAPESVLLTVESLGDDDPALRAHPDLPVVFIFDEPALTKLQLSSKRLVFFVETLQDLARRRDVIVHLGDPRLIAPQLAAAMTWAPVPSFAKYAEHAVELHPWPWLVEPHAGSMTSFTAWNRAITPPT; translated from the coding sequence ATGGACCTGCACCAGAACTTGCGGTTCGACGTGCCGTGGTCCGGAGATTTCACACCGTCGGCGTGGCCGCGCGACATGGCCTGCGTGGACGGGGCGGTCTCTGACTTGGAAACGCACGGCTGGCTCGTGAATCAAACTCGCCTGTGGCTGGCTTCGCAGTACACCGTGCGCTCCGGGGCAGGGTGGATGGCGGCTCAAGAGTATTTCCATCGCCATCTGCTCGATGGCTCTCGCGCGGCCAACCTGCTGGGGTGGCAGTGGACGGTCGGCGCCGGTACAGGAAAACAGTATGGATTTGCGCGCTGGCAAGTTGAGAAGCGAGCACCGAAGCTGTGCGGCACGTGTGTTCTCAAGAACCGATGCCCGATCGAAGAGTTTCCGGCGGATACGGTTCTCCAGCCCGTTGCCGCTCCACCGACGAGACTTGCGGGAGATGACGACCTGGCCACCACCCGAGGTCCGAGAGTGCCAATCGCACGATCAGCACCGGAATCGGTTCTGCTCACCGTGGAATCGCTCGGCGATGATGATCCCGCGCTTCGGGCTCATCCCGACCTCCCCGTTGTTTTTATCTTTGACGAACCGGCGCTCACAAAACTTCAGCTCTCCAGCAAGAGATTGGTGTTCTTTGTTGAAACGCTCCAAGACCTTGCGCGGCGGCGGGACGTGATCGTTCATCTGGGTGACCCCCGGCTCATTGCTCCGCAACTTGCTGCTGCCATGACCTGGGCCCCCGTGCCCAGCTTTGCAAAGTATGCTGAGCACGCTGTTGAACTTCACCCCTGGCCGTGGCTGGTCGAACCTCACGCGGGCTCGATGACGAGTTTCACGGCCTGGAACCGGGCAATCACGCCGCCCACCTAA